One window of Desulfobaculum bizertense DSM 18034 genomic DNA carries:
- the alaS gene encoding alanine--tRNA ligase, whose protein sequence is MLTASDIRKKFLEYFERNGHKPVASSSLIPKDDPSLLFVNAGMVQFKKIYQGLETRDYKRATTSQKCLRVGGKHNDLENVGRTARHHTFFEMLGNFSFGDYFKEDAMRFAWGFITEELKLPKDRLYITIYKDDDEAAELWKKIADIPDDHLYRLGEKDNFWSMGDTGPCGPCSEIHIDQGEHLSCGPNCGIGKCDCDRFLEIWNLVFMQYNQHEDGTRTPLPRPSIDTGMGLERIAAVCQGVFSNFDTDLFQSIIGYISELTGVGYRTDGEDEDTALRVIADHSRAIAFMIADGILPSNEGRGYVLRRLIRRALRFGKLIGMNEPFLYKVALKVVEEMGGHYPELVQNQDFMTRVVHEEEERFAQTLDKGLAMLEDELNALREAGKKTVSGEIAFKLYDTYGFPLDIVNDVAEKQGFEVDEPGFHEFMKEQKARAKAAWKGGKEQSLAARFRTLLEEGLRSEFVGYDSLAADSRIVSLMGEDAEPVEKLSKGEKGFIVSTRTPFYGESGGQCGDTGLISAPEGRAVVNNTIKPAANLTVHDVTVDDGTIYADQEVVLDVNEEQRLAAARNHTVTHLLQAALQSVLGDHVKQAGSHVETDRLRFDFTHISAMTPEELREVEILVNKAIMADLPVNVSEMCYDDAVAKGAMALFGEKYGDDVRVVEVPNTSIELCGGTHLSRTGQAGMFTILSESGIAAGQRRIEAATGWGALEVARQQRAVTEDAAKLLKGKPEEVVERIRGLQKDVKTLRKDIEKISAQAASSKGGDLMDALEEIGGVKVLAAKVAAANMGALRTLMDDVRSKVSSGVAALVCENDGKVSMAIYVSKDLHGRFTAPALIKEVASEVGGSGGGRPDMAQAGGNRPEGIDAALTKLKEIVGA, encoded by the coding sequence GTGCTGACTGCCAGTGATATCCGTAAAAAATTTCTTGAATACTTTGAGCGTAACGGCCACAAGCCCGTTGCCTCTTCTTCCCTTATCCCCAAGGATGACCCGAGCCTGCTGTTTGTTAACGCAGGCATGGTACAGTTCAAAAAGATTTATCAGGGACTGGAGACTCGCGACTACAAGCGTGCAACAACCTCCCAGAAATGCCTGCGCGTTGGCGGCAAGCACAACGATCTCGAAAACGTTGGCCGTACTGCCCGCCATCACACCTTTTTTGAGATGCTCGGCAACTTCTCTTTTGGTGACTACTTTAAGGAAGACGCCATGCGCTTTGCATGGGGCTTTATCACCGAAGAACTGAAACTGCCGAAAGACCGTCTCTACATTACTATTTACAAAGACGACGACGAAGCCGCTGAGCTGTGGAAGAAAATCGCGGACATCCCGGACGACCATCTGTACCGCCTTGGCGAGAAGGATAACTTCTGGTCCATGGGCGACACGGGTCCCTGCGGTCCCTGCTCCGAGATTCACATCGATCAGGGCGAGCATCTGTCCTGCGGTCCGAACTGCGGCATTGGCAAGTGTGACTGCGACCGGTTCCTCGAAATCTGGAACCTCGTGTTCATGCAGTACAACCAGCATGAGGACGGCACCCGCACGCCGCTTCCGCGTCCCAGCATTGACACCGGCATGGGCCTTGAGCGTATCGCCGCTGTCTGTCAGGGCGTCTTCTCCAACTTTGACACTGACCTGTTCCAGTCCATCATTGGGTACATCAGTGAGCTGACTGGTGTTGGATACCGCACTGATGGCGAGGACGAAGACACCGCACTTCGCGTTATTGCTGACCACAGCCGCGCCATTGCCTTTATGATTGCTGACGGCATTCTGCCCTCCAACGAGGGTCGTGGCTACGTGCTGCGTCGCCTTATCCGCCGCGCTCTGCGGTTCGGTAAGCTCATCGGCATGAACGAGCCTTTCCTCTATAAGGTGGCTCTCAAGGTCGTTGAAGAGATGGGTGGTCATTATCCCGAGCTGGTACAGAATCAGGACTTCATGACTCGTGTTGTTCATGAGGAAGAAGAGCGCTTTGCCCAGACTCTGGACAAGGGACTGGCCATGCTCGAAGACGAGCTGAATGCGCTGCGCGAAGCAGGCAAAAAGACTGTCTCCGGTGAGATTGCCTTTAAGCTGTACGACACCTACGGCTTCCCTCTGGACATCGTGAACGACGTCGCCGAGAAGCAGGGCTTTGAGGTGGATGAACCCGGATTCCACGAGTTCATGAAAGAGCAGAAAGCTCGTGCAAAGGCTGCCTGGAAGGGTGGAAAGGAACAGAGCCTTGCTGCTCGCTTCCGCACTTTGCTCGAAGAAGGCCTTCGCTCCGAGTTCGTCGGTTATGACTCTCTCGCTGCTGACTCCCGTATCGTTTCTCTCATGGGTGAAGACGCTGAGCCTGTTGAGAAGCTTTCCAAGGGCGAAAAAGGCTTTATCGTGAGCACCCGCACTCCCTTCTATGGTGAGTCCGGTGGTCAGTGTGGTGACACTGGCCTTATCTCTGCTCCCGAAGGTCGCGCGGTGGTCAACAACACCATCAAGCCTGCTGCAAACCTGACTGTGCATGATGTGACTGTTGACGACGGTACCATTTATGCCGACCAGGAAGTCGTTCTGGACGTTAACGAGGAGCAGCGTCTTGCTGCGGCCCGTAACCACACAGTGACTCACCTTTTGCAGGCCGCTCTCCAGAGTGTTTTGGGCGATCACGTCAAGCAGGCTGGTTCTCACGTTGAGACCGATCGCCTTCGCTTTGACTTCACGCACATTTCTGCAATGACTCCCGAGGAGCTTCGCGAAGTTGAAATCCTCGTGAATAAGGCCATCATGGCCGATCTTCCGGTCAACGTGAGCGAAATGTGTTACGACGACGCCGTCGCAAAGGGCGCAATGGCTCTCTTTGGCGAGAAGTATGGCGATGATGTCCGCGTTGTCGAAGTCCCCAACACCTCTATCGAGCTGTGTGGCGGTACTCATCTTTCCCGCACCGGTCAGGCTGGCATGTTTACCATTCTTTCCGAGTCCGGCATTGCCGCTGGCCAGCGCCGCATTGAGGCTGCAACTGGCTGGGGCGCTCTCGAAGTTGCTCGTCAGCAGCGCGCCGTTACCGAGGATGCTGCAAAGCTTCTCAAGGGCAAGCCCGAGGAAGTTGTTGAGCGCATCCGCGGTCTCCAGAAGGATGTCAAAACTCTTCGCAAGGACATTGAAAAGATTTCCGCTCAGGCTGCTTCCAGCAAGGGCGGCGATTTGATGGACGCTCTCGAAGAGATTGGTGGCGTGAAAGTTCTTGCTGCCAAGGTTGCCGCTGCGAACATGGGCGCTCTGCGTACCCTCATGGACGACGTTCGTTCCAAGGTTAGCTCTGGCGTCGCCGCTCTCGTTTGCGAGAATGACGGCAAGGTCAGCATGGCAATTTATGTCTCCAAGGACCTCCACGGTCGTTTCACTGCTCCCGCCCTCATCAAGGAAGTTGCTTCCGAGGTTGGCGGCTCCGGTGGCGGTCGTCCAGATATGGCTCAGGCTGGTGGCAATCGCCCCGAAGGCATTGAC